In Megachile rotundata isolate GNS110a chromosome 10, iyMegRotu1, whole genome shotgun sequence, the sequence TTTGTCAAAATTCAAATCCTTTACTCGTGGCGAATACGTCGCAGCAGTGGAATTAGCAAATTTGCGAAGCGCAGACCAGCCCTAGAATAAAAACATTCCTCTATTAGGTTAAAATATTGATAACACAATATTATATAgatgcagaaatttgaaaaagaaatttaacagcAATTACGTCGAATGCGAGCATACAGCTCCGAGCGAGCTACTACCACTTACAAAATAGAAATGAATAATGGCGCCACTTATTTAAAAACCTAGCCAATCACGTGACTTATTTCATTCATTAATTATCgtactaaaattaatataacgaACGAATGAACGAAAAGAAAATACCTGTGTGCTGACTTGGGGGCAGGCGACGGTTTAGGATCAACTTCCGGTTTACTCGAAGTTGGCTTCGACGAATCAATCGGTAAGTTAGGTTTATTGTCGGCAGCTGCACCTGCTAGAAGAAGCGTCTCGACAGGAGCGACGACGAGTACCACGCCGTCCACGTGGATGCGATAATTCTCGGTCCCGTTTTGACGTTGATCATAATGATCGATCGTAGAATCGTAGGGAAACTGCGTCGTGGTCGATGGTTCCACGATCGATGTCTCGTTCGCGATCGGTAAACACTGGACTCTATTTGAGCAGAACACGAAGAGTAACAGCACCGCTTTGAAAATTCGCATGTTGATCGATAGCATCGATGTGTTTCGATTATCGGTGCCGATATCGACGATATACGTTAATAGCGTCCGCGTCTTTGTTGGCGCTTTTAAATCGAAGCCGGTTAGAATTTCGAGCGCTCGGCTGAGGTTAACGCGATAAACGATCGACTCGGGAACGATCGAGAAAGGACTGTGGTGGCTTTTGATGATAAAAAACGATGCCCGTGGCGTGTTAGCAATGAACGTCTTGACGATGCGGAGGATGAGCGAGGTGTGACGACGTCTCCTGCCGACCGGCGATCCCGGTCCCCACCTGGCATGGAAACAGATCGTCAGGCAAGTTCAAGAACCTGTGGGCCACTGTGCACATTCTGTTGCATATATAGCCAGGTAGAGTGTAATCTTGGATGGAATTGATTTTTCTATTTGGACGACGTTATCGTCTCGTTTCACATTCTTCTCTTTTTTCCGTTTTACATATTTTCGGGTCGCACGTTCATTGGCGCCAAAACTTTTCGTGTTCGAATAAAGAACGCTCCATCGTcgaatcaatattttattcaactaCACGGGATTCGATTCGAAAATGTTTCGCAACAAAATCTTATAATGGAAGAGGTTTATTTAATATGATTTTTCTTTTAGGTTAATGCACAGGTCATACAAAAGTCAAGCTAGTTCTTCTAACAAAGTCCTTAAAAGTGCAATTGTATTCAGGTGCAAGTTCGAACAACGAAGAGAGAAACACGACTATGGTAGGCAGTTTGTACACATCGAAGACGTCTGTAGAAGATACGAATGTGGCTCGGTTAACGCGCGCGCGAGCGCATACACATCGGTGGGACCGATTTGTAAAGGGCAATGGACTCGTGTGGCCCCACCGAGTTCATTTCCCCGTTCCTCTGTCTCAGCCGCCGCTTATTACCGTAACCTTGCCCTTGCTCTTACATTTCCGCGACACTCGAACTTCGCGGATTGCCTTCCTGGTTCGCCTCGAATGGCGCCTTCTGACGGAacttattgaaaattaaactcGTTCGATCGACGCTCGGGTGTTCGAACACACTCAGGTTTGGTAAACCGATAAATATAACCACTCCTTCGGTAAACAGAGATAAATATGAGATTCGTGAAGTTCCGCGATTAAAACGTTTCAGAAGATTTTCAGGTTAAGTTATGTTTTTATTGGGAGAATGATGAAATACAATGAaacagtatttttttatttcggaCTGCTCGTAATTTATTTCTCTACTTATACATGATacaaatgtatgaaatatataaatactataaatgtaaaaaaagatAGGACACGCTTCTCAGTTTATATCTAGTTTGATTACGAGATCAAAGTTCGCGCGggaattttgaatatatttgaTAGATTTTAAAGCACCATCGTTTTAAACTTGTAACTACCATATATATCACAATTAccatatatattcatattttagaCAAAACTAAGTGTATCTATCATAAGTCACAACATTTTAAACGATTGGAGAACTAACATTCAAGAACCGCGCAAGAAGGTAAAAGTAGTCTTCACTTTATCTAATTTTCCTGAAAACTCTTGTCTTTCTGACAAATACCTAATTTATCCCTGTATCTTCCAGGTCCGCAATTCTCGATGCCATCTCCCAAAAGTATCAATTCTTGGTAATTGTGACCCAGTTCATTTCTCTCTTCGGATACCAGTGGCGCGCTTTCCTCTTCACTCTTGGATAACTGCTTCTTCAAAGATATTCCTGGTCTCGCCGCTTTCAACGTCTCTTCCTTAACCGGCAAATCATCGGATTGCTCAAGATTTTTCACGTGCGAGTTTCTTCTTTCAATAGGTTTCTTGTTTTCTTTCATAGAACGATCGGTATGCTCGTACTTGTCACTTTTAAAAAGACTTCGCGCTCTTTTCGCCCCTTTCTCATCATCGGCAACTAAGTCTGTTCTCTCAGAATTCTCTGTCTTAATTTTCTCTTTGGGTACGTCTTTCTCGGACTTATCATCCCCTTTATCTATATGAACAATTTCAACGTGGTAAGGTTCTTTTCCGCTATTTGCATCTTCCGTTTCGTAGATCATCGTCTCGGACGACTTCTCTTGACTCTGCTTGCTGCGCGATATCAAGTCATTAAGCTCTAGCGCTTGCGTTGCCAGGTTGTTGAACAGAGAGCTAGTACCGGAAGTGGCGACGATGATCAGGAAGTTCTCGAACTTTGCGTCCACATTGAAGTCACCGCTTTGACGTTGATCATAGGTCGCTGGTGCAGCACTAACGTGTGAAACGAATGATCTTAACAGAATATCTGTAATTTAAGAATACTCGGTCACTAAACTAATGTTCAATATTAACAcatttaagaaatattaaatattctttatttcatGCACAGGTGCTGTAATAAACCTGGAAATTTTAAACAATCTCAGGTACCAAAGTATCCTCTAAACTGTAAAGAGTAGAAGAGAAGGCTAGAAGCTCCATGAACATGCTTTACAGAAGCaatcataaaatatataattcttgAGCAAGCAAAAATGAAACGTTCAGGAAAGGCCCTTTTATCTCACGCAAAGATCAATTCAGATCGTTGTACCTGGTAAGAAGAGGAGGCACGCGGCGTGAAGTAGCATCTTGCCAAAGCCCTCTGGAAGCGTCCGCTCGAATCGGCCGAGCTGAACGAAGTCCGATCCTCGACTGTGGCAGAGATTCGTTCGCTTTCTTGGCAGCTTTGGATCGCGACTCGTATATAGATCGAGGGAGTATCACTGCTGGAGAGGGTAAGAACACACGGATGAACGTGAACACAATTTATGTTAGTGCTATCCGCTGATGAtactttttatcattttatttccCTTTGCGTGCTATTACTAAAAACAAGAAACCGAAGACTTCGCATAACCTGTCCCTTACTATCTTATAAAGACTATTTTATATCGCCGCGAATTGTATTACTGCAACTTCTCTATTAAAAAACCTTAAAAAAAAACCTTAAATAACCTTCTTGTTTTCAGAATTCCCCTTAGTGATACGTTTCGAAATAAATTCTTCTCGAGAATGTAAAGAATAGAGGAATATTATCAAGGTCAAGGTCATGGTTATCTTAAAGGATTCATGATACAACTTCATAAAAAGAAACAGTAggaacagtgaaattttgtgtATTAATctattcatttatttcaaaGATCGTTCATAGACTTATTTATATGAGCATACATACATGGTTTCAGAAACATGTCAAACACTGTTCAGGTTATTCGCTAcattattgcaaataaaaatgcacGACGAGAAGACGAGAACGACACACGCATACGTAACCTAACATCAGTCAACGAGGAACACAAAGCAGCCTCATACGTGATTCTGCACGGTATCAAATATTCATGGCACGTTTCAGTTCGAGTGCATCCGATCAACTTCCTCCTGCGCCAGATTCTTCGTGGTACGCGCTAGGTCGTCCAATAGTTTGGGCGCCAACTTTATTGCGAGCCTAAAAATTAGATATAATTATTACGTCACTGAACTGATACCTGGATCGTCGGGTTCAAAAATTCTGACTGATAATGCGTCAGCTTAATACAGTTTCGGATAAAAATATCTACAATCGATCACGTAACAAGTACTATCATTTTATCGAACGCGAGTGACGTGAATGTTTCCTTGCTTCGTTAATACTTACGGTATTAATGATAATCTTCTTTGACTCTGGCGACGACAACGACCTTTCCCATCTTTTGAATATCCAGTTCTACATCGTTTACGGGACAATCTTGTCAGTGGATTTCTCGTGGAACCTCCTTCGATCCGCTTCGCTAAATCTTCATCATCCTCATCAGATATGTTCCTAGCGTTGTTCTTAACCGTTGCTTTCGACGTATCATTTATGCTAATTAAATCTTCCGTGTTTTCAGTCGATAAAGTCGCTGTAGTTGCGTTTGTTTTTTCAGCATCCGTTGACGTGAGATTTGTAGCATCATTTGTCAGATTAGTTAATGAGTCGGTGGATGAGAGAACCGTGGAATTTTGAGAGGATGAATCAGGTGTTTCAGAGGCATCGGTGGTTCCCGAGGACGGTGAAGCTGATTCGGTGGTACTCGTGGTGGGTTTAACGGTCGGTTTCAACGTGAAATCGGCGTAATCGTAAAAATAATCATATTCCTATAATTCaggattaaaaaattccagtttaaagtagttaaaataatttgatagtaTTTAACTATCAAATGTTGAATCccacagaaaaaaaaaaagctttttaattcaaacaatatatgtaaagaaaaatattaagaaaatcatttgaacattttacatattaaatcATTAAGGGTAACTGGACATAAATCATTTTCTACCGTGTTAATAATAAAGATAAAACTGAACGGTAATAATAGTATTCGTTATCGCGCTATCTTCCTGTTATCAAGCTACATTTACAGCATTGTGGAACATCGTGTCCGATAGTCGTTGCTTTACCGTATAATCGTCAAGTACTTCCGAGTCCAGCAATGCCAACACTTGTATATCCTTCAAATGGACCTGCACGTTTAGATCACCAGTCTGTCGTTGATCATAGGTCGCCGGTAGAGACAGACCAGTCACAATGTAATAAGTCAAGAAGAAGAGGCCGTAATGTGTATACATCATGGAAGATCGATCTACTTCGGCGGTAAAGCTTGGAAAAATGTACGAGGACCGTCGACAGGATCCAGACTGAACGGATCTGGTTAAAAggcgacgttataccgacgctCTTCCTTGATATAGTGGTCAGTACACCGAGAAACCGGTATTCTTTGTCGTCGAACGGTCATGAGGGCCTCGAGCACAGTGGCCGGACATTGGCCCCTTCGTATACCGATATACAAGAACGCGTGTACCTGCTGACCGATACAAATTGATTCTTCAtttaaatagtattaaaataCAATTCCAAACGCGTTCGACGAACCGCAGGATCAAGTTAGACGAATCTTGAATAATAaggaattgtgggattttttAGAAGGTCGTATAACGTTGCTTCGCTCAAGTATTTTCAACGAACAAATACTTTTTTATACCTATAATCTCACTACATGTATCGCTATCACGCGTTATGGAGACCTTAGATGGCcaatattgcaatatatgtatatgtatatgtataataatcttGTCAATGTTTCTCGGTATTACCAATAAATATTGACCACTCTAAAATATTGACAATTGCTTGAAATCACCAATATATCGCAGCTTTTGAAATTCGCAAACAGACATACACGACCGCGATAGTTTTGCTACCGAAGCAAAATGCTCCGTACATTTTTAGCTGGTTTAATACATTGCGAAACGACTTAAATGTAATCGTTTTCTATGAATATAGTTATGTTTCTACGAATCGTCGCAACATGGCTACAGAGATTAGAATGATTTCATAAGCAAAAACAGTCGGTTACGCAAGTTTAGTATCA encodes:
- the LOC100877904 gene encoding uncharacterized protein LOC100877904 gives rise to the protein MLSINMRIFKAVLLLFVFCSNRVQCLPIANETSIVEPSTTTQFPYDSTIDHYDQRQNGTENYRIHVDGVVLVVAPVETLLLAGAAADNKPNLPIDSSKPTSSKPEVDPKPSPAPKSAHRAGLRFANLLIPLLRRIRHE
- the LOC100881220 gene encoding uncharacterized protein LOC100881220 — protein: MMYTHYGLFFLTYYIVTGLSLPATYDQRQTGDLNVQVHLKDIQVLALLDSEVLDDYTEYDYFYDYADFTLKPTVKPTTSTTESASPSSGTTDASETPDSSSQNSTVLSSTDSLTNLTNDATNLTSTDAEKTNATTATLSTENTEDLISINDTSKATVKNNARNISDEDDEDLAKRIEGGSTRNPLTRLSRKRCRTGYSKDGKGRCRRQSQRRLSLIPLAIKLAPKLLDDLARTTKNLAQEEVDRMHSYSLDLYTSRDPKLPRKRTNLCHSRGSDFVQLGRFERTLPEGFGKMLLHAACLLFLPDILLRSFVSHVSAAPATYDQRQSGDFNVDAKFENFLIIVATSGTSSLFNNLATQALELNDLISRSKQSQEKSSETMIYETEDANSGKEPYHVEIVHIDKGDDKSEKDVPKEKIKTENSERTDLVADDEKGAKRARSLFKSDKYEHTDRSMKENKKPIERRNSHVKNLEQSDDLPVKEETLKAARPGISLKKQLSKSEEESAPLVSEERNELGHNYQELILLGDGIENCGPGRYRDKLGICQKDKSFQEN